The following proteins come from a genomic window of Streptomyces sp. Sge12:
- a CDS encoding ADP-ribosylglycohydrolase family protein encodes MLPARPTAPGPAGGVLGPGPGAGSRVVVRERFAELPARGPARGPVRPIEGLLLGLAAGDAAGWPAARHRASRMPEWTRRLTRELDTFAEQNATTTLPVPIALNQPPEPLRLGPSDDAEWAAFVAESVLTAAGVLLSDLSRSRRMRAAIDLAWNALASEVAAAAERAPEVESAVLPLRARISVRAGLGNLATGLRPPATGHDNPHYFDDAACVRACVLAVVHPGDARAAADLAEFDARYTQDGDGVHGARAMAAAVATALSATGADDAVDAAVEAALAQLPETTEIGRNARHAVRLARTRKDGGAFAIVPTLEHEIVDHVYSYGIAAAETVPVALALATAARGRMAEAVPAAACLSRVADSAPALAGALTGVLGGGDSIPAAWREACRTLSGCALPRLAGTDLVELAALLAATELTSPKG; translated from the coding sequence ATGCTGCCGGCACGGCCCACGGCTCCGGGCCCGGCCGGGGGCGTTCTCGGTCCCGGACCGGGGGCGGGGTCCCGGGTCGTGGTCCGGGAGCGTTTCGCCGAGCTCCCCGCGAGGGGCCCGGCGAGGGGCCCGGTCCGGCCCATCGAGGGCCTCCTCCTCGGGCTCGCCGCAGGCGACGCGGCCGGGTGGCCCGCCGCCCGCCACCGCGCCAGCCGGATGCCCGAATGGACCCGCCGCCTCACCCGCGAGCTCGACACCTTCGCCGAGCAGAACGCCACCACCACCCTCCCCGTCCCCATCGCCCTCAACCAGCCGCCCGAACCCCTGCGCCTCGGCCCCTCCGACGACGCCGAATGGGCCGCCTTCGTCGCCGAGTCCGTGCTCACCGCCGCCGGTGTGCTGCTCAGCGACCTCTCCCGGTCCCGCCGCATGCGCGCCGCCATCGACCTCGCGTGGAACGCCCTGGCCTCCGAGGTCGCCGCGGCAGCGGAACGCGCGCCCGAGGTCGAGTCCGCCGTCCTGCCCCTGCGCGCCCGCATCTCCGTCCGCGCCGGCCTCGGCAACCTCGCCACCGGCCTGCGCCCGCCCGCCACCGGTCACGACAATCCGCACTACTTCGACGACGCCGCCTGCGTCCGCGCCTGCGTCCTCGCCGTCGTGCACCCCGGGGACGCCCGCGCCGCGGCCGACCTCGCCGAGTTCGACGCCCGCTACACCCAGGACGGCGACGGGGTGCACGGCGCCCGCGCCATGGCCGCCGCCGTCGCCACCGCCTTGAGCGCCACCGGCGCCGACGACGCCGTCGACGCCGCCGTGGAGGCCGCCCTCGCCCAGCTCCCCGAGACCACCGAGATCGGCCGCAACGCCCGGCACGCCGTCCGGCTCGCCCGTACCCGCAAGGACGGCGGCGCCTTCGCCATCGTCCCCACCCTCGAACACGAGATCGTGGACCACGTCTACAGCTACGGGATCGCCGCCGCCGAGACCGTCCCCGTGGCCCTCGCCCTCGCCACCGCCGCCCGCGGCAGGATGGCCGAGGCCGTCCCGGCCGCCGCCTGCCTGTCCCGCGTCGCGGACTCCGCCCCCGCCCTGGCCGGCGCGCTGACCGGCGTACTCGGCGGCGGCGACTCGATCCCCGCCGCCTGGCGCGAGGCCTGCCGCACGCTCTCCGGTTGCGCCCTCCCCCGCCTCGCGGGTACCGACCTCGTGGAACTCGCCGCGCTCCTCGCGGCCACGGAACTCACCTCACCCAAGGGATGA
- a CDS encoding ADP-ribosylglycohydrolase family protein, with translation MKLIACNPQVLLERARGALLGLAVGDALGAPAENMKPSEIRAKWGRIEGFVSEDPAGTDDTEYAIFSGLLLARHGSALTVSHVERAWHHWIADLDEGPFRGAGFSERGTLENLRRGLAAPISAQHRHAWSDGLAMRAAPFGVFAAGRPAEAARLVAIDGSVSHDGEGIYGGQAVAAGVAAAMAGGSPASVVSAALSVIPSDSWTARSLRRAVTAAPRGERAVRSAVVIGGYPWTDLAPEAVSLAFGAFAACRGDFPSSVLTAVNMGRDADTTAAVAGALAGAMSGAAAIPADWSSAIGPVRGSCLPSMRGYHVLDIADLLTPECEVPR, from the coding sequence GTGAAGCTGATTGCATGCAATCCGCAGGTCCTCCTCGAACGGGCCAGGGGCGCTCTTCTCGGACTCGCGGTGGGCGATGCGCTGGGCGCACCCGCGGAGAACATGAAGCCGTCGGAGATCCGCGCGAAGTGGGGCCGCATCGAGGGCTTCGTGTCGGAGGACCCGGCGGGCACGGACGACACCGAGTACGCGATCTTCTCCGGGCTGCTGCTGGCCCGCCACGGCTCGGCGCTCACCGTCTCCCACGTGGAGCGGGCCTGGCACCACTGGATCGCCGACCTCGACGAAGGCCCGTTCCGGGGCGCCGGCTTCTCCGAGCGCGGCACCCTGGAGAACCTCCGCCGGGGCCTGGCCGCACCCATCTCGGCCCAGCACCGGCACGCCTGGTCGGACGGTCTGGCCATGCGGGCGGCGCCGTTCGGCGTCTTCGCCGCGGGCCGGCCGGCGGAGGCGGCCCGGCTGGTCGCCATCGACGGCTCGGTCAGCCACGACGGCGAGGGCATCTACGGCGGCCAGGCGGTCGCGGCGGGCGTCGCCGCCGCGATGGCCGGCGGCTCCCCGGCCTCGGTGGTCTCGGCGGCCCTGTCCGTCATCCCGTCCGACTCGTGGACGGCCCGCTCCCTGCGCCGGGCGGTCACCGCCGCCCCGCGCGGCGAACGGGCGGTGCGCTCGGCGGTGGTCATCGGCGGCTACCCGTGGACCGACCTGGCCCCCGAGGCGGTGAGCCTGGCCTTCGGGGCCTTCGCCGCGTGCCGGGGCGACTTCCCGTCCTCCGTCCTCACCGCGGTGAACATGGGCCGCGACGCCGACACCACGGCCGCCGTGGCGGGCGCCCTGGCCGGCGCCATGTCGGGCGCCGCCGCGATCCCCGCCGACTGGTCCTCGGCCATCGGCCCGGTCCGCGGCAGCTGCCTCCCCTCGATGCGGGGCTACCACGTCCTGGACATCGCGGACCTCCTCACCCCCGAATGCGAGGTCCCCCGGTGA
- a CDS encoding VIT1/CCC1 transporter family protein has translation MSIIDIEAPLHTAHRDNHTHRDVNGGWLRPAVFGAMDGLVSNLALMTGVAGGAVAPQTVVITGLAGLAAGAFSMAAGEYTSVASQRELVLAELDVERQQLLGHPVDEMEELAELYVSRGVEPSLAREVAMQLSRDPEQALEIHAREELGIDPDDLPSPLVAAVSSFGSFALGALLPVLPYLLGATALWPAVLLALAGLFACGAVVSRVTARSWWYSGVRQLALGGAAAGVTYILGTWIGGAIG, from the coding sequence ATGTCCATCATCGATATCGAAGCACCACTGCACACCGCGCACCGCGACAACCACACCCACCGCGACGTCAACGGTGGATGGCTGCGGCCGGCCGTCTTCGGTGCCATGGACGGGCTCGTCTCCAACCTCGCCCTGATGACCGGTGTGGCCGGCGGCGCCGTCGCCCCGCAGACCGTCGTCATCACCGGGCTGGCGGGTCTCGCGGCCGGCGCCTTCTCCATGGCGGCCGGCGAATACACCTCCGTCGCCTCGCAGCGCGAACTGGTCCTCGCCGAACTGGACGTGGAGCGCCAGCAGTTGCTGGGGCATCCGGTGGACGAGATGGAGGAGCTCGCCGAGCTCTACGTCTCCCGCGGCGTCGAGCCGTCGCTCGCCCGCGAGGTGGCCATGCAGCTGTCCCGCGATCCCGAGCAGGCGCTGGAGATCCACGCCCGCGAGGAGCTCGGCATCGACCCCGACGACCTGCCCTCGCCGCTGGTCGCGGCGGTGTCGTCCTTCGGCTCCTTCGCGCTGGGCGCGCTGCTGCCGGTACTGCCGTACCTGCTCGGCGCCACAGCCCTGTGGCCCGCGGTGCTGCTCGCGCTGGCCGGTCTCTTCGCCTGCGGGGCGGTCGTCTCCCGGGTCACGGCCCGGTCCTGGTGGTACAGCGGAGTACGCCAGCTGGCGCTGGGTGGCGCGGCCGCGGGTGTGACGTACATCCTGGGAACCTGGATCGGTGGAGCCATAGGCTGA
- the gltB gene encoding glutamate synthase large subunit: protein MDGRPAQQGMYDPRNEKDACGVGFVANLTGEATHTLVEQALTVLRNLEHRGATGSEPDSGDGAGILSQVPDAFLREVAGFELPEAGGYAVGIAFLPADGTAQAVAVEQIEALAAEENLTVLGWREVPVTPDLLGNGARATMPAFSQLFVSNGNTGIELDRKAFVLRKRAEREAGVYFPSLSARTIVYKGMLTTGQLEPFFPDLSDRRFASAVALVHSRFSTNTFPSWPLAHPYRFVAHNGEINTVKGNRNWMKARESQLASEAFGEGVLDRIFPICTPDASDSASFDEVLELLHLGGRSLPHSVLMMIPEAWENHTSMDPARRAFYKYHSTQMEPWDGPACVTFTDGTQVGAVLDRNGLRPGRYWVTDDGLVVLGSEVGVLDIDPAKVVRKGRLQPGKMFLVDTAQKRIIEDDEIKNELAAAAPYAEWLETGEIELSDLPEREHIVHTHASVTRRQQTFGYTEEELRVILAPMARTAGEPLGSMGTDSPIAALSERPRLLFDYFTQLFAQVTNPPLDAIREELVTSLLSSLGPQGNLLESTAASCRSVTLPFPVIDNDELAKLIHINADGDMPGMKAATLSGLYRVSGGGEALAARIEQIRAEADAAIANGARLIVLSDRHSDAEHAPIPSLLLTSAVHHHLIATKQRTQVGLLVEAGDVREVHHVALLIGYGAAAVNPYLAMESVEDLLRAGTFLSGLEPEQAIKNLIYALGKGVLKVMSKMGISTVASYRGAQVFEAVGLNDEFVETYFNGTATKIGGAGLDVIAKEVAARHAKAYPVSGIAATHRALEIGGEYQWRREGEPHLFDPETVFRLQHATRNRRYDIFKQYTARVNEQSERLMTLRGLFGFKADREAISIDEVESVADIVKRFSTGAMSYGSISKEAHETLAIAMNQLGAKSNTGEGGEDPDRLYDPARRSSIKQVASGRFGVTSEYLVNADDIQIKMAQGAKPGEGGQLPGHKVYPWVAKTRHSTPGVGLISPPPHHDIYSIEDLAQLIHDLKNANPAARIHVKLVSEVGVGTVAAGVSKAHADVVLISGHDGGTGASPLTSLKHAGGPWELGLAETQQTLLLNGLRDRIVVQTDGQLKTGRDVVIAALLGAEEFGFATAPLVVSGCVMMRVCHLDTCPVGIATQNPVLRDRFSGKPEFVVNFFEYIAEEVREILAELGFRTIEEAVGHAELLDTTKAVTHWKAQGLDLEPLFYVPELPEGAVRHALIEQDHGLEKALDNELIELASEALNAATAEAAQPVRAQVAIRNINRTVGTMLGHQVTKKFGGAGLPDNTIDLTFTGSAGQSFGAFVPKGITLRLEGDANDYVGKGLSGGRIVVRPDRGADHLAEYSTIAGNTIGYGATGGEMFLRGRTGERFCVRNSGALVVSEGVGDHGCEYMTGGRAVVLGETGRNFAAGMSGGVAYVIDLDPHNVNVGNAGAVETVLSDTDKQWLHDVVRRHEEETGSTVAAKLLADWSVAVDRFSKIIPTTYKAVLAAKDAAELAGLSESETTEKMMEAATHG, encoded by the coding sequence ATGGACGGTCGCCCCGCCCAGCAGGGCATGTACGACCCGCGCAACGAGAAGGACGCCTGTGGCGTCGGATTCGTGGCGAACCTCACCGGCGAGGCCACCCACACACTCGTTGAGCAGGCCCTGACCGTATTGCGGAACCTCGAGCACCGCGGCGCGACCGGCTCCGAGCCGGACTCGGGCGACGGCGCCGGAATCCTCAGCCAGGTCCCGGACGCGTTCCTGCGCGAGGTGGCCGGCTTCGAGCTCCCCGAGGCCGGCGGCTACGCCGTCGGTATCGCCTTCCTCCCCGCCGACGGCACCGCACAGGCCGTCGCCGTGGAGCAGATCGAGGCCCTCGCCGCCGAGGAGAACCTCACGGTCCTCGGCTGGCGCGAGGTCCCGGTCACCCCGGACCTGCTCGGCAACGGCGCCCGCGCCACCATGCCGGCCTTCTCCCAGCTGTTCGTCAGCAACGGCAACACCGGCATCGAGCTGGACCGCAAGGCCTTCGTGCTGCGCAAGCGCGCCGAGCGCGAGGCCGGTGTCTACTTCCCGTCGCTCTCCGCCCGCACCATCGTCTACAAGGGCATGCTGACCACCGGCCAGCTGGAGCCCTTCTTCCCCGACCTCTCCGACCGCCGCTTCGCCTCGGCCGTCGCCCTGGTCCACTCGCGGTTCTCCACGAACACCTTCCCGTCGTGGCCGCTCGCCCACCCGTACCGCTTCGTCGCGCACAACGGCGAGATCAACACGGTCAAGGGCAACCGCAACTGGATGAAGGCCCGCGAGTCCCAGCTGGCCTCCGAGGCATTCGGCGAGGGCGTGCTGGACCGGATCTTCCCGATCTGCACCCCGGACGCCTCCGACTCGGCCTCCTTCGACGAGGTCCTGGAGCTGCTCCACCTCGGCGGCCGGTCGCTCCCGCACAGCGTGCTGATGATGATCCCGGAGGCGTGGGAGAACCACACCTCGATGGACCCGGCCCGCCGCGCGTTCTACAAGTACCACTCCACCCAGATGGAGCCCTGGGACGGCCCGGCCTGCGTCACCTTCACCGACGGCACCCAGGTCGGCGCGGTCCTCGACCGCAACGGTCTGCGCCCCGGCCGCTACTGGGTCACCGACGACGGCCTCGTCGTGCTCGGCTCCGAGGTCGGCGTGCTCGACATCGACCCGGCCAAGGTCGTCCGCAAGGGCCGCCTGCAGCCCGGCAAGATGTTCCTCGTCGACACCGCCCAGAAGCGGATCATCGAGGACGACGAGATCAAGAACGAGCTGGCCGCCGCCGCCCCCTACGCGGAGTGGCTGGAGACCGGCGAGATCGAGCTGTCGGACCTGCCCGAGCGCGAGCACATCGTGCACACCCACGCCTCGGTCACCCGCCGCCAGCAGACCTTCGGCTACACCGAGGAAGAGCTGCGCGTCATCCTCGCGCCGATGGCCCGTACCGCCGGCGAGCCGCTCGGCTCCATGGGTACGGACTCCCCGATCGCGGCCCTGTCCGAGCGCCCCCGGCTGCTCTTCGACTACTTCACCCAGCTCTTCGCGCAGGTCACCAACCCGCCGCTGGACGCCATCCGCGAGGAGCTCGTCACCTCGCTGCTGTCCTCGCTCGGCCCGCAGGGCAACCTGCTGGAGTCGACCGCCGCGTCCTGCCGCAGCGTCACCCTGCCCTTCCCGGTGATCGACAACGACGAGCTGGCCAAGCTCATCCACATCAACGCCGACGGCGACATGCCCGGCATGAAGGCCGCCACGCTCTCCGGCCTCTACCGGGTCTCCGGCGGCGGCGAGGCCCTGGCCGCCCGTATCGAGCAGATCCGCGCCGAGGCCGACGCGGCGATCGCCAACGGCGCCCGCCTCATCGTCCTCTCGGACCGCCACTCGGACGCCGAGCACGCCCCGATCCCGTCGCTGCTGCTCACCTCCGCCGTGCACCACCACCTCATCGCCACCAAGCAGCGCACCCAGGTGGGCCTGCTCGTCGAGGCCGGTGACGTCCGCGAGGTCCACCACGTCGCCCTGCTCATCGGCTACGGCGCGGCCGCGGTCAACCCGTACCTCGCCATGGAGTCCGTCGAGGACCTGCTGCGCGCCGGTACCTTCCTGTCCGGCCTGGAGCCGGAGCAGGCCATCAAGAACCTGATCTACGCGCTCGGCAAGGGCGTCCTGAAGGTCATGTCCAAGATGGGCATCTCCACCGTCGCCTCCTACCGCGGCGCCCAGGTCTTCGAGGCCGTCGGCCTGAACGACGAGTTCGTCGAGACCTACTTCAACGGCACCGCCACCAAGATCGGCGGCGCCGGCCTGGACGTCATCGCCAAGGAGGTGGCCGCGCGCCACGCCAAGGCGTACCCCGTCTCCGGCATCGCGGCCACGCACCGCGCGCTGGAGATCGGCGGCGAGTACCAGTGGCGCCGCGAGGGCGAGCCGCACCTGTTCGACCCGGAGACGGTCTTCCGCCTCCAGCACGCCACCCGCAACCGCCGGTACGACATCTTCAAGCAGTACACGGCCCGGGTGAACGAGCAGTCCGAGCGCCTGATGACGCTCCGCGGCCTGTTCGGCTTCAAGGCCGACCGCGAGGCCATCTCCATCGACGAGGTCGAGTCGGTCGCCGACATCGTCAAGCGCTTCTCCACCGGCGCCATGTCGTACGGCTCCATCTCCAAGGAGGCGCACGAAACCCTCGCCATCGCCATGAACCAGCTGGGCGCCAAGTCCAACACCGGTGAGGGCGGCGAGGACCCGGACCGCCTCTACGACCCGGCGCGCCGCTCGTCCATCAAGCAGGTCGCCTCCGGCCGCTTCGGCGTGACCTCGGAGTACCTGGTCAACGCGGACGACATCCAGATCAAGATGGCGCAGGGCGCCAAGCCCGGCGAGGGCGGCCAGCTGCCCGGCCACAAGGTGTACCCGTGGGTCGCCAAGACCCGGCACTCCACCCCGGGCGTCGGCCTGATCTCCCCGCCGCCGCACCACGACATCTACTCCATCGAGGACCTGGCTCAGCTGATCCACGACCTCAAGAACGCCAACCCGGCCGCCCGCATCCACGTGAAGCTGGTCTCCGAGGTCGGCGTGGGTACGGTCGCCGCCGGTGTCTCCAAGGCCCACGCGGACGTCGTCCTCATCTCCGGCCACGACGGCGGAACGGGCGCCTCCCCGCTCACCTCCCTCAAGCACGCGGGCGGCCCCTGGGAGCTCGGCCTCGCCGAGACCCAGCAGACCCTGCTGCTCAACGGGCTGCGCGACCGGATCGTCGTCCAGACGGACGGCCAGCTCAAGACCGGCCGCGACGTGGTCATCGCCGCGCTCCTCGGCGCCGAGGAGTTCGGTTTCGCGACCGCGCCGCTCGTCGTCTCCGGCTGCGTCATGATGCGCGTCTGCCACCTGGACACCTGCCCGGTCGGCATCGCCACCCAGAACCCGGTCCTGCGCGACCGCTTCTCCGGCAAGCCCGAGTTCGTCGTCAACTTCTTCGAGTACATCGCGGAGGAGGTGCGCGAGATCCTCGCCGAGCTGGGCTTCCGCACGATCGAGGAGGCCGTCGGCCACGCCGAACTCCTCGACACCACCAAGGCCGTCACGCACTGGAAGGCGCAGGGCCTCGACCTGGAGCCGCTCTTCTACGTGCCGGAGCTGCCCGAGGGCGCGGTCCGCCACGCCCTGATCGAGCAGGACCACGGCCTGGAGAAGGCCCTCGACAACGAGCTGATCGAGCTCGCCTCCGAGGCCCTGAACGCCGCCACCGCCGAAGCGGCCCAGCCGGTCCGCGCCCAGGTCGCGATCCGCAACATCAACCGGACCGTCGGCACCATGCTCGGCCACCAGGTCACCAAGAAGTTCGGCGGTGCGGGCCTGCCCGACAACACCATCGACCTGACCTTCACCGGCAGCGCCGGCCAGTCCTTCGGCGCCTTCGTGCCCAAGGGCATCACCCTCCGCCTGGAGGGCGACGCCAACGACTACGTCGGCAAGGGCCTCTCCGGCGGCCGCATCGTGGTCCGCCCGGACCGCGGCGCCGACCACCTCGCCGAGTACTCCACCATCGCCGGCAACACCATCGGCTACGGAGCCACCGGCGGCGAGATGTTCCTGCGCGGCCGCACCGGCGAGCGCTTCTGCGTCCGCAACTCGGGTGCCCTGGTCGTCTCGGAGGGCGTGGGCGACCACGGCTGCGAGTACATGACCGGTGGCCGGGCGGTCGTCCTGGGCGAGACGGGCCGCAACTTCGCGGCCGGCATGTCGGGCGGCGTCGCGTACGTCATCGACCTCGACCCGCACAACGTCAACGTCGGCAACGCGGGCGCGGTCGAGACCGTCCTGTCCGACACCGACAAGCAGTGGCTGCACGATGTGGTGCGCCGCCACGAGGAGGAGACCGGCTCGACCGTGGCCGCGAAGCTCCTCGCCGACTGGTCCGTCGCGGTGGACCGGTTCAGCAAGATCATCCCGACCACGTACAAGGCAGTGCTCGCCGCCAAGGACGCCGCTGAGCTCGCCGGACTCTCGGAATCCGAGACCACGGAGAAGATGATGGAGGCGGCGACCCATGGCTGA
- a CDS encoding glutamate synthase subunit beta, protein MADPKGFLTTDRETACTRPVAERLGDWNEVYVPGSLLPIISKQAGRCMDCGIPFCHNGCPLGNLIPEWNDFSYREDWTAASERLHATNNFPEFTGRLCPAPCESACVLGINQPAVTIKNVEVSIIDKAWDNGDVTPQAPERLSGKTAAVIGSGPAGLAAAQQLTRAGHTVVVYERADRIGGLLRYGIPEFKMEKVHINRRIEQMRAEGTKFRTGIEVGRDITATDLRKRFDAVVIAAGATVSRDLPVPGRELNGIHFAMEYLPLANKVQEGDFMAPPITAEGKHVVVIGGGDTGADCVGTAHRQGAASVTQLEIMPRPGEERNANQPWPTFPMLYKVTSAHEEGGERVYSVSTTHFEGDEDGNVQALHLVEVAFEDGKLVQKAGTERVLPAQLVTLAMGFTGTDQANGLVQQFGLELDARGNIDRDASYATNVDGVFVAGDAGRGQSLIVWAIAEGRSAARGVDRFLTGSSALPYPVKPTDRSLTV, encoded by the coding sequence ATGGCTGACCCGAAGGGCTTCCTCACCACCGATCGCGAGACCGCCTGCACCCGTCCCGTCGCCGAACGGCTCGGGGACTGGAACGAGGTCTACGTCCCGGGCTCGCTGCTCCCGATCATCAGCAAGCAGGCCGGCCGCTGCATGGACTGCGGCATCCCGTTCTGCCACAACGGGTGCCCGCTCGGGAACCTGATCCCGGAGTGGAACGACTTCTCGTACCGCGAGGACTGGACCGCCGCCTCCGAGCGACTGCACGCCACGAACAACTTCCCGGAGTTCACCGGGCGGCTGTGCCCGGCCCCGTGCGAGTCGGCGTGCGTGCTCGGCATCAACCAGCCCGCCGTGACCATCAAGAACGTCGAAGTCTCGATCATCGACAAGGCGTGGGACAACGGCGACGTCACCCCGCAGGCGCCGGAGCGGCTGTCCGGCAAGACCGCGGCCGTCATCGGCTCCGGCCCGGCCGGTCTGGCCGCCGCCCAGCAGCTGACCCGGGCCGGCCACACCGTGGTCGTGTACGAGCGCGCCGACCGCATCGGCGGCCTGCTGCGCTACGGCATCCCCGAGTTCAAGATGGAGAAGGTGCACATCAACCGCCGCATCGAGCAGATGCGCGCGGAGGGCACCAAGTTCCGCACCGGCATCGAGGTCGGCCGCGACATCACCGCCACCGACCTGCGCAAGCGGTTCGACGCGGTGGTCATCGCGGCGGGCGCGACCGTCTCCCGCGACCTGCCGGTCCCGGGCCGCGAGCTGAACGGCATCCACTTCGCGATGGAGTACCTGCCGCTCGCCAACAAGGTCCAGGAGGGCGACTTCATGGCGCCCCCCATCACGGCCGAGGGCAAGCACGTCGTCGTCATCGGCGGCGGCGACACCGGCGCGGACTGCGTGGGCACCGCCCACCGCCAGGGCGCGGCCTCGGTCACGCAGCTGGAGATCATGCCCAGGCCGGGCGAGGAGCGGAACGCCAACCAGCCCTGGCCGACCTTCCCGATGCTCTACAAGGTCACCTCGGCCCACGAGGAGGGCGGCGAGCGGGTCTACTCCGTCTCCACCACCCACTTCGAGGGCGACGAGGACGGCAACGTCCAGGCCCTCCACCTGGTCGAGGTCGCCTTCGAGGACGGCAAGCTCGTCCAGAAGGCCGGCACCGAGCGCGTCCTCCCCGCGCAGTTGGTCACCCTGGCGATGGGCTTCACGGGCACCGACCAGGCGAACGGCCTGGTCCAGCAGTTCGGCCTGGAGCTGGACGCCCGCGGCAACATCGACCGCGACGCCTCCTACGCGACCAACGTCGACGGCGTCTTCGTCGCCGGCGACGCGGGCCGCGGCCAGTCGCTCATCGTGTGGGCCATCGCGGAAGGCCGCTCGGCCGCCCGCGGCGTGGACCGCTTCCTGACCGGCTCCAGCGCCCTCCCGTACCCGGTCAAGCCGACGGATCGTTCTCTGACCGTCTGA